A single region of the Acipenser ruthenus chromosome 57, fAciRut3.2 maternal haplotype, whole genome shotgun sequence genome encodes:
- the LOC131724841 gene encoding zinc finger protein 501-like codes for MEPVHIKEESPVLESVHVKEESPALESVHIKVESPVLESVHIKEERPVLESVHIKEESPELESVHIKRVILNSKSLSSLQGSLPCPGCGESFNPEGNLETSPGKTLHRCAGCVKTFRESGILNGQQQTGTGKTPYNCHECGADFRHHSTMKHHLRVLKVQLGYPCERQDSEMEPVHIKEELPELDPVHVEEEGNHFKTSSLQGSLSCTECGKSFSQSQNLKRHQRIHTGEKPYVCTDCGKSFRQSGDLKTHQRIHTGENPHPCSRCGKCFNRLANLKIHQLIHTGEKPHHCNYCGKSFRQLHHLKFHQRIHTGEKPYVCADCGKSFNESRTLRRHQQIHTGEKPCVCADCGKSFNQSGYLTKHRQIHTGEKPCVCADCGKSFRNLQSLKRHQRIHTGEKPYLCVDCGKRFRHLENLKRHLLIHTGEKPHPCSRCGKCFNHLTNLKKHQLIHTGEKPHRCNDWEEFQTVTQLENAPANPHRRETACLC; via the coding sequence atggagcctgtccatattaaagaggagagtcctgtcctagaatcagtccatgttaaagaggagagtcctgcactggaatcagtccatattaaagtgGAGAGTCcagtactagaatcagtccatattaaagaggagagacctgtactagaatcagtccatattaaagaggagagtcctgaactagaatcagtccatattaaaaggGTTATTCTCAATTCTAAATCCTTAAGCAGCTTGCAGGGCTCTCTTCCCTGTCCTGGATGTGGGGAGAGTTTTAATCCTGAAGGAAACCTTGAAACATCTCCTGGAAAGACTCTGCATCGCTGTGCTGGATGTGTGAAGACTTTCAGGGAGTCAGGAATCCTGAACGGACAGCAGCAAACAGGCACTGGAAAGACTCCGTATAACTGTCATGAATGCGGGGCAGATTTCAGACACCACAGCACCATGAAACACCACCTGCGAGTTCTGAAGGTACAGCTGGGTTATCCTTGTGAAAGGCAGGATTCAGagatggagcctgtccacattaaagaggagcttCCTGAACTAGACCCTGTCCATGTTGAAGAGGAGggtaaccattttaaaacaagcagcttgcagggctctctgtcctgtacagaatgtggaaagagtttcagtcagtcacaaAACCTGAAAcgtcaccagcgaatccacactggagagaaaccgtatgtctgtactgactgtgggaagagtttcagacagtcaggTGATTTGAAAAcccaccagagaattcacactggagagaatcCGCATCCATGTAGTAGATGTGGGAAATGTTTCAATCGGTTAGCAAATCTTAAAATCCACCAGTTAATCCACACAGGAGAAAAGCCACATCACTGTAAttattgtgggaagagtttcagacagttacACCACCTGAAgtttcaccagcgaatccacactggagagaaaccgtatgtctgtgctgactgtgggaagagtttcaatgaGTCAAGAACATTGAGAAgacaccagcaaatccacacaggagagaaaccatgtgtctgtgctgactgtgggaagagtttcaatcagtcaggCTATTTGACAAAACACCggcaaattcacactggagagaaaccatgtgtctgtgctgactgtgggaagagtttcagaaattTACAAAGCCTGAAACgtcaccagagaattcacactggagagaaaccatatctctgtgttgactgtgggaagagattcagacaTTTAGAAAACCTGAAACGTCACCTCCTGatacacactggagagaaaccgcatCCATGTAGTAGATGTGGGAAGTGTTTCAATCACTtaacaaatcttaaaaaacaccagttaattcacacaggagagaagccacatcGCTGTAATGACTGGGAAGAGTTTCAAACAGTCACGCAACTTGAAAatgcaccagcgaatccacacaggagagaaaccgcatgTCTGTGCtaa